One window of the Pradoshia eiseniae genome contains the following:
- the ftsE gene encoding cell division ATP-binding protein FtsE: MIEMKNVQKTYPNGVSAVKGLNVKIQSGEFVYVVGPSGAGKSTFIKMMYREEKPTSGTITINGRDIANIKDRKVPLLRRDIGVIFQDFKLLNNLTVFENIAFALEVTEEKPQAIKKKVMEVLELVGLKHKVRMFPNELSGGEQQRVAIARSIVRSPKLVIADEPTGNLDPDTSWEIMKIFEEINSLGTTVIMATHNKDIVNTLQHRVIAIEGGLIVRDEQKGEYGYEL, encoded by the coding sequence ATGATAGAAATGAAGAATGTTCAAAAGACATACCCGAATGGCGTTTCAGCAGTAAAAGGCCTGAATGTAAAAATTCAATCGGGTGAGTTTGTCTATGTAGTTGGTCCGAGCGGCGCTGGTAAATCGACTTTCATCAAGATGATGTATAGAGAAGAGAAGCCGACAAGCGGTACGATAACCATTAACGGAAGAGATATCGCCAATATTAAAGACAGGAAAGTCCCGCTTTTGCGCAGAGATATCGGTGTGATTTTCCAAGACTTCAAGCTCTTGAACAATCTGACCGTGTTTGAAAACATTGCCTTTGCGCTTGAAGTAACAGAAGAGAAACCACAGGCCATCAAGAAAAAGGTTATGGAAGTGCTTGAGCTGGTTGGCCTAAAACATAAAGTAAGAATGTTCCCGAATGAATTATCTGGGGGAGAGCAGCAAAGGGTTGCCATTGCCCGCTCCATCGTCCGCTCGCCAAAGCTCGTGATTGCGGATGAGCCGACAGGTAACCTGGACCCGGACACATCTTGGGAAATCATGAAGATATTCGAAGAGATCAACAGCCTCGGTACAACTGTTATCATGGCGACTCACAATAAAGACATCGTTAATACGCTGCAGCACCGAGTCATTGCCATTGAGGGCGGTTTAATCGTGCGGGATGAACAGAAGGGAGAATACGGTTATGAATTATAG
- a CDS encoding YitT family protein: MKLINSRMKHPLLTAIMDYIYVLIGSAIVAISFNIFLLPTKVASGGVSGISTITYTLFGWEPAFVQWSFNIPLFIAGVILLGKQFGLKTAVGTVFFPFVVFLTNGWSPATTDPLLGALFGGIGVGLGLGVVFLGKASTGGTDLAAQIIHKYTGLSLGMCVAMIDGLIVLAAALVFDIEQGLYALIGLAVTGKTIDLVQVGIQRSKTVMIITNYEAEVRKAILEEVDRGVTRLTAQGGYTESDRPVLMCVIDQSEFTKLRQVVQSIDRHAFVVVMEAAEVLGEGFNKARSQERE; encoded by the coding sequence ATGAAATTAATAAACAGCAGGATGAAGCATCCTCTTTTAACAGCAATAATGGATTATATTTATGTCCTTATCGGGTCTGCAATTGTAGCCATCTCCTTTAATATTTTCCTCCTGCCGACAAAAGTGGCATCAGGCGGCGTGAGCGGAATCAGCACAATCACGTATACATTGTTTGGCTGGGAGCCTGCCTTTGTACAGTGGTCATTCAATATCCCGCTCTTTATCGCTGGCGTGATTTTGCTTGGGAAACAATTCGGTCTTAAAACAGCTGTCGGGACAGTTTTCTTCCCATTTGTCGTTTTCTTGACGAATGGATGGTCACCGGCTACGACAGATCCGCTGCTTGGCGCCTTATTCGGCGGAATTGGTGTTGGACTTGGACTTGGTGTTGTCTTCCTTGGAAAAGCTTCAACAGGCGGGACGGATTTGGCCGCACAGATCATTCATAAATACACGGGCCTATCACTTGGTATGTGTGTCGCTATGATTGATGGTTTGATTGTGCTGGCGGCAGCGCTCGTATTTGATATTGAGCAAGGCCTGTACGCCCTGATTGGATTAGCTGTCACGGGCAAAACGATTGACCTTGTCCAAGTCGGAATCCAGCGCTCGAAGACGGTTATGATCATTACCAATTATGAGGCAGAAGTCAGAAAGGCTATCTTGGAGGAAGTGGACCGTGGCGTGACAAGACTGACTGCACAGGGAGGCTATACAGAAAGTGACCGTCCTGTCTTAATGTGCGTCATCGACCAATCGGAATTCACGAAGCTGCGCCAGGTCGTGCAATCGATTGACAGGCATGCATTCGTTGTCGTGATGGAGGCAGCTGAGGTTCTCGGAGAAGGATTTAATAAAGCAAGATCGCAGGAGCGCGAATAG
- a CDS encoding ABC transporter permease: MIGLIRNEWMKLFSKMSTYIFVGFMVLGIIGAGFISNFLNNATEQDVKEAKQTLADSNASEDDKLMAADILASSEGNMTETVWDFMADWAIGLVSFITLFTVIVCSGMVASEFSDGTIKQLLIRPHKRWKILLSKYVTSLMFAGMLLFTLLVSGYLVGLIFFGNGSFTAEIPDPSLSGDMVEVGGYFVDMLLYWIPGFFIIITIAFMLSTLFKTTSIAVGVAVFILFASSTLNFVILNLVDRYSWLKFILFPHLDLRSLFLLDLSYEGASIGFSLGLLAVYYIVFLAITFFVFRKRDIAI, translated from the coding sequence ATGATTGGGCTTATTCGCAATGAATGGATGAAATTATTCTCAAAGATGTCCACCTATATTTTTGTCGGATTTATGGTCTTGGGGATTATCGGTGCAGGATTTATCTCGAATTTCCTGAATAACGCAACCGAGCAGGATGTAAAGGAAGCTAAGCAAACTCTCGCTGATTCGAATGCTAGTGAGGATGATAAGCTGATGGCAGCTGATATTCTCGCGAGCAGTGAAGGGAATATGACGGAGACGGTATGGGATTTCATGGCTGATTGGGCGATTGGGCTTGTCTCGTTCATTACGTTGTTCACAGTCATTGTTTGCAGCGGGATGGTCGCATCTGAGTTCTCTGATGGCACGATTAAGCAGCTGCTGATACGGCCGCATAAACGCTGGAAGATTCTTTTGTCGAAATATGTCACATCGCTTATGTTTGCCGGCATGCTGCTTTTCACGCTGCTTGTATCTGGTTATTTGGTCGGCCTCATCTTTTTCGGGAATGGTTCATTTACGGCAGAAATCCCTGATCCATCCCTTTCAGGTGATATGGTAGAGGTTGGAGGCTATTTCGTGGATATGCTCCTTTATTGGATTCCGGGCTTCTTTATCATTATCACAATCGCGTTCATGCTGAGCACGCTTTTCAAAACGACCTCCATTGCGGTCGGGGTTGCGGTGTTTATCTTGTTTGCGTCCTCAACGTTAAACTTCGTTATCTTGAATTTGGTCGATCGGTATAGCTGGTTGAAGTTCATTTTATTCCCGCATCTGGATTTGCGGAGCCTCTTCTTGCTCGATTTAAGCTATGAAGGTGCGTCAATTGGGTTCTCGCTTGGTTTGTTAGCTGTCTATTATATTGTGTTTCTTGCTATAACGTTCTTTGTCTTTAGGAAAAGAGATATCGCTATTTAA
- a CDS encoding ABC transporter ATP-binding protein: MADKVLEVKSLTKRIRQTAIVDDVSFDVKRGEIFGLLGPNGAGKTTIIRMIGSLINRTNGKVIINGHDLDDEFEQAMSDLGAIVENPEFYKYMSGRKNLIHYARMATTPIEPGRLDEVANLVKLDHAMEKKVKTYSLGMRQRLGVAQAILHKPALLILDEPTNGLDPQGIKEFRMYLRELANEGIGVLVSSHLLAEMQLMCDRFAVIEKGKLIHIENNQQQGEEEEQREIAYSVGDVLAAAKVLREQIPQADILKQDVQMITVKATKEQSAEIVRAFVKADIDVYEMSVVKKSLEDRFFEITKQEVGV; the protein is encoded by the coding sequence GTGGCGGATAAAGTATTAGAAGTGAAATCACTGACGAAGAGGATCAGGCAAACGGCGATTGTGGATGATGTGAGTTTTGATGTGAAAAGAGGGGAAATATTTGGCTTGCTCGGTCCGAACGGGGCTGGCAAAACGACTATCATCCGTATGATTGGTAGCCTGATTAACCGCACAAATGGGAAGGTTATCATTAATGGGCATGATCTTGATGATGAATTTGAGCAAGCGATGAGCGACCTTGGGGCGATTGTTGAGAATCCTGAGTTTTATAAGTACATGAGCGGACGCAAGAATTTAATCCATTATGCACGCATGGCAACAACTCCTATTGAGCCTGGGAGGCTGGATGAGGTAGCAAATCTCGTAAAGCTAGATCATGCGATGGAGAAAAAGGTGAAGACCTACTCTCTTGGTATGCGCCAGCGGCTTGGTGTGGCACAGGCTATCCTTCATAAGCCGGCTCTCTTGATTCTGGATGAGCCGACAAATGGTCTTGATCCGCAAGGCATTAAAGAGTTTCGGATGTATTTGCGGGAGCTGGCCAATGAAGGAATCGGGGTTCTGGTATCCTCCCACTTGCTAGCGGAGATGCAGCTTATGTGCGATCGATTCGCGGTCATCGAGAAAGGGAAACTGATACATATCGAGAATAATCAGCAGCAGGGTGAGGAAGAGGAGCAGAGGGAGATTGCTTATTCCGTGGGTGATGTACTGGCTGCTGCGAAGGTCCTTCGCGAGCAGATCCCTCAGGCTGACATCTTAAAGCAGGATGTGCAAATGATTACGGTAAAAGCCACGAAGGAGCAATCAGCTGAAATTGTGCGTGCCTTTGTGAAGGCAGATATCGATGTCTATGAGATGAGTGTGGTCAAGAAATCATTGGAGGATCGTTTCTTTGAGATCACGAAGCAGGAGGTGGGCGTATGA
- a CDS encoding glucosaminidase domain-containing protein: protein MFTAKKFTSLLMITMLLLSSLPAVSFATELEDPAEKAIGTLISEDGEPIYLYETTAMDSPVLTQLDSDSEVIILEELEEYSHVQFVSADGNEIWDGYVKSENISANEDLLDTEKIIVSAEEEPAIEAEEVKPTVSLEESTGEAGISESAARLSGKALSGIAINAPTKTYASPSTSAKVIKSYAAGAVLKFYDYSTSWYQAKVKASGKWQTVYIQKSAVETLVPNPVQIEAIAKLNSTVMYQTPSTSAKAIKTYKQGYILKLYTYTASWYKANVQVDGKYQTAYVPKTSVVLPNPSSKAEKGIALKNPTSVYAYTSTNAKALKTYEAGSILKVYSYTDSWYRATIYVDGKKKTGYILKSHLEKVTEESTQQTGLAQKNPTKIYEKPSTTAGSLKTYAKNSVLKYRGYSANWYVTEIKVNGVNQTGYIKKSDVSSQTITNYGLTLDKAVSLQMKMSPVTDASNIRVSNDELLYRSRAASWDDSYWKSATAAQVRKYLDPENYTPGSREYYQFLILSEPAGTSATEINKNVLNEKGVLAGKAASFIQAASSNGINEVYLISHALLETANGTSPLATGIKYNGTTVYNMYGIGAYDHDPNGTGAKYAYNQGWTSVEKAIVGGAAFVAKSYIHAGQDTLYKMRWNPESMATKGYASHQYATDIGWAVKQTARMAQIYGLLTQYTLLYDIPSYKE, encoded by the coding sequence ATGTTTACAGCTAAGAAATTCACATCTCTTTTAATGATTACCATGCTCCTTCTTTCTTCCTTACCAGCTGTTTCTTTTGCCACAGAATTAGAGGATCCAGCAGAAAAAGCGATTGGTACACTGATTTCTGAAGACGGAGAACCAATTTATCTATATGAAACCACGGCAATGGACAGCCCTGTGTTAACTCAATTGGATAGCGATTCTGAAGTCATCATTCTCGAGGAATTAGAGGAATACAGCCATGTGCAATTTGTTTCAGCTGATGGAAACGAAATCTGGGATGGGTATGTAAAATCGGAAAACATATCAGCTAACGAAGATTTACTAGATACAGAGAAAATCATTGTTTCGGCCGAAGAAGAACCAGCAATAGAAGCTGAAGAAGTGAAACCAACTGTATCACTTGAAGAATCAACTGGCGAAGCAGGAATAAGTGAGTCTGCAGCAAGACTGTCGGGAAAAGCATTATCAGGAATTGCCATCAACGCCCCAACGAAAACGTATGCGTCACCTTCAACAAGCGCGAAAGTCATCAAGAGCTATGCTGCTGGTGCTGTTCTGAAATTCTATGACTATTCTACATCTTGGTATCAAGCGAAGGTTAAGGCCAGCGGAAAGTGGCAAACAGTTTATATACAAAAGAGCGCGGTTGAAACCCTCGTACCGAACCCTGTTCAAATTGAGGCTATTGCCAAATTGAACTCTACCGTCATGTACCAAACACCTTCAACAAGCGCCAAAGCGATTAAAACATATAAACAAGGCTACATTCTCAAACTATACACATACACAGCTAGCTGGTACAAAGCAAACGTACAGGTGGACGGTAAATATCAAACAGCCTATGTGCCAAAGACTTCTGTCGTTCTTCCAAACCCATCGAGCAAGGCTGAAAAAGGTATCGCCTTAAAGAATCCTACAAGTGTCTATGCTTATACAAGCACAAACGCCAAAGCATTAAAAACCTACGAGGCAGGCTCCATTTTAAAGGTCTATAGCTACACAGACTCTTGGTATCGTGCCACCATTTATGTTGATGGAAAGAAGAAGACAGGGTACATACTAAAAAGTCATCTGGAAAAGGTCACGGAAGAAAGTACCCAACAAACGGGTCTCGCTCAAAAAAATCCTACTAAGATTTATGAAAAACCCTCCACAACGGCAGGAAGCTTGAAAACTTATGCGAAAAACTCGGTCCTTAAATACCGTGGCTACAGTGCAAACTGGTACGTAACGGAAATCAAAGTCAATGGCGTCAATCAAACGGGATACATCAAAAAGAGCGACGTCAGCAGTCAAACGATTACCAACTATGGCTTGACCTTGGATAAGGCTGTTTCCCTTCAAATGAAGATGAGCCCAGTTACAGATGCATCAAACATTAGAGTGTCTAACGATGAGCTCTTATATAGATCACGAGCAGCATCATGGGACGACTCATATTGGAAAAGTGCAACAGCAGCTCAAGTGAGAAAATACTTAGACCCAGAGAACTATACACCAGGCAGCAGGGAATATTATCAGTTCTTGATTCTATCCGAACCTGCCGGCACGAGTGCAACAGAAATAAACAAAAATGTCCTAAACGAAAAAGGTGTCCTGGCTGGAAAGGCAGCAAGCTTCATTCAAGCAGCCTCCTCCAATGGCATTAATGAAGTCTATTTAATCAGTCACGCACTCCTGGAAACGGCAAATGGAACAAGCCCTCTCGCGACAGGAATTAAGTATAACGGTACGACTGTTTATAATATGTATGGAATCGGCGCCTATGATCATGACCCGAACGGGACCGGCGCCAAATACGCCTATAATCAAGGCTGGACATCCGTCGAGAAAGCCATCGTCGGCGGTGCAGCTTTCGTCGCCAAATCCTATATCCATGCTGGGCAGGATACCTTGTACAAAATGCGCTGGAACCCTGAATCCATGGCAACGAAAGGCTATGCCTCCCACCAATATGCAACCGATATTGGCTGGGCCGTCAAACAGACTGCTCGAATGGCACAGATTTATGGGCTTCTGACACAATATACATTATTGTATGATATCCCTTCTTACAAAGAATAA